The region TAATCCTAAGATGGGACTTAAATTAGCGCTTGGAGCTCGTAAAATGACACATTATGAACTTAACAGAGACGATCTGTCAGAAATATATTTGCGACTGAGCACATTTTTGCCAACGGGAATGAAACAACTTTACCGAACAAAATAAAAACGACCCAAAACCAAAAGGTAATGGGCCGTTTCCTGAATTTAAACTGGTACTACTTAATATTCAATTTCTTTTTTATGTCTTTGGGAAGTGCATCTTTGTGCACCACAATACTCATGGTTTTATAGCGGATAAATGCCTTTGAGGCATAAAAATAGCCTTTGTATTTATTATCGGTGTTCCATGAGTTTTTCACTTTGTAGTATTCTTTTCCGTTTTGGTCTTTTGCAATGCCAATGATATGCATACCGTGGTCATCTGTGGTTTTGTATTTATCGAAACCAGCCTGGCGCATCTCCTGCGTAATGGTTTTTTCAGGAACAGGTCCGTCAAAGCTGAACATGCGGTCCTGACGCTCATCATCGGTCATTTCTTCCCACTTTTCCTTTTCCGATCCTGCAAGCTCTTCCACATCTGTTTCAGGAACAATGGCTACACCATTACGCCATGAGAATCCTTTCTCGCTCACATCAGAGGCCCATCCAATGGAGAAACCATTATCAATGGCATTATCCATAATTTCTACCAATTCGTCCAGTTTAACATTATTAAATGCTTTCCATGACCAATTGTCTGGTACTTCAAGTATGAATTTTTCATAAAATGGGTGGTGTGTATATGAAGTTAAATATACGTAGTCGTCTGGATTTAAGTCAACAAATTTTTCTGTAAACTCTTTTGGACTATAAATTTTTCCTTCATATTCAATTTTCTCGCTTTTTTCACCCAGGTAAGCATCCAAAATACCGTTAAAACCCTTGTGCCAGGCTGTAGTAAGCTTGCGGTTTTTATTTTCAATCACAGCTTCTACATATTCGCCTAAAACATTATCTAATTCTCCATGCACATGGTTGTCTTCTCCGTAGTTTAATCCCGGATAAGCACTTTCTGGCACCAGGCCATATTTAACCATTATGTCAACAGGGTCATTCAGGGCGCCACCACCGCCAAAATTGAAGTGCCCGTGCATGCGCACATGGCGTTTGGCTTTTTCTGAATATACGTGCCGCACTACCCACATTTCTGATAAATCGAGTACGGGGCCACCTTTACGAATCACTTCCGATTCAAGAAACGATAGTGTTGAAAAGCTCCAGCATGTACCGCTTCTGTATTGGTCTTTTACAGGCGAAGCTTTAACTTCTTTTATGGTCTCAAATCTGTAACCATCTTTTTTTTCTTCCTGTCCTGTTAAAGCTCCTGCAATAAGCAAGGCAATTATTAACAACGATAAGTTTTTCATAAATAGAACTTTAAGTAAATTATGTCGAAATGTAAAAAAAATATAAATAATTTGAGTGTTTTTCTTCTTATATAATGAAGGTTGTTTTCATATAAGTCTTAAATTTAGGTTCTTATGACTCAATAGATTTTAGGTTGTTGCATAAAACTGTATTATAAGGGGACAGGGGTGTGCGGTTATGAACAGTAATATTTTACCATTGCAAGCATCAAATACTTTTATTAGTTTTAACAGAAAATTAACGAACATGTCTCGTATAGCAACTTTACTATTTATATTCATGTTGTCTTTTTTTGCTGGCAATGTATACGGACAATATTCAAAAGACGGATACCGGTTCGAGCATAAAATTAAAGCACCAAGAGTGAGGCGACCCATTGCACATGAATTGATGCTTGATCCACAAGGGAAACACCTCATTGTAACTTATAGTAGCCACCCAACAGTTGTGGTGCTGTATGACACAAATAACTGGTTAGAAAAAGCCACATATCAAATTCCCAAATGGTTCGATCTCAGTAACAGCTTTATGGGACCGAAAGGAAAATTTTTGTATCTTGATTTCGAACGTTATTCATCCAAGTATCGCCGAATTAACCTCCAAACAAACGAAATAGATACACTGGAGTGCTACGAAACACCCAGGGGTTGCATTCCTAAAGAAGGAGGAGTCCCTCAGAAAGAGGTTTACACAGATGATAAAACTTATTATATTGCTATAAACAAGCGGAATCGTCGCGATATACTAGTGTTCAGAAAAGAGGATTAATAATAACAACCTAAATAGTGTATTATGAAGTACTTACTCGTGTTTTTAGTGCTGCTAACCAGTATTAGTGTTAATGCAGACGAAATTCGAAAAGCCATTGAATCAAAAGATTTTGAACAACTCTACAAAGATTATCACAAAGTGTTGGTTTTTGATTCTATCTCAGCCGATGTAAAAGAGTCGGGTCTGAGTTATGTAACCCGCAAGCAATTGTTTTATGCTATGGATGACCATGGCGCAGGAGATTTGCATAAAGTTACCTATAACTACGATCCGCTTTCGGCATGGGTTGAAATTAAAAAAGCCATCATTTATCGAAAAGATGGCACCAAAGAAGTGCTGGATTCAACCCGTTTTTACGATTACCCCCAACCCGCAAGAATGATATACTGGGGTGCTCGTCAAAAAATGATAGAAGCCGGTAAGCTAAATGCCGGAGATGCCCTTTATGTTGAGCTTTTCAGAAAAGGATTTACATATGCACTGCTTCAGGCAGACGGAGATGATGACAGGTATATTCCACCAATGCGCGGTCATTATTACGATATCGTTCGCTTTTTTGAGTCCTTTCCTGTACATCGAAAAGTGTTTAAAACAGCCATACCAAAGTCCAAAGAAGTCCAGTACCGCACGTTTAATGCTGATTTTGAAGTAAAAACTGAGCAAAACAAAAAGCAGGTTTTTGCTTTTAAACTTGAACAAAGTATGCCTGTTAAACGTGAACCTAATATGGTTGGCATGGATAACGTTGGTCCTAAGGCACTTATAACTACAAGCCCCGACTGGGAGGCCAAATCTACCTGGTTTTATGGGGTAAATGAAGATTATGGTAGTTTTGAAAGCACACCTGAAATTGATGCCAAGGTTGATGAAATTCTCGAAGGAGCAACTTCAGAATCGGACAGTATTAAACGCCTTACCCATTGGGTAGCCGATGAAATACGCTATTCAGGAATTTCCATGGGTGAGGGAGAAGGCTACACTTTACATACCGGTGACATGACTTTTACCGATCGTTGTGGTGTATGTAAAGATAAAGCTGGTATGCTGATTACCATGCTGCGGGCAGCAGGCTTTGAATCTTATGCGGCAATGACCATGGCAGGCTCAAGAATAGAGGATATTCCTGCAGATCAGTTCAATCACTCAATAACAGTGGTGAAAAGACGCAATGGCGAATATCAGCTCCTGGATCCGACATGGGTGCCATTCGTAAGAGAATTGTGGTCCAGCCGTGAACAGCAGCAAAACTATTTAATGGGTTTGCCAGAAGGAGCCGATTTGATGATTACAGATGTTTCAGATCCGGAAAATCATTACCTGAAAATTACAAATAAAGCAAGCATTGATGAAAAAGGAAATCTGAAAGGTATAATTGAGGTCGCTGCAGAGGGTCAGTCTGATGCTGCAGTCAGAAGTATTTTTACAAGACATTATAAATCACAGTGGGATGCCTTATTAAATGCCGAATTACAAAGAATTTTCCCTCAGGCTGAAATATTAGGCATTACCAAAACTGATCCATTTGGCTATAGAGAAACGCCTGTGTCTCTTGTTTATGAGTATACCATTCCGGATTTTGCATTAGTTGATGATGATAAATTTGTGTTTAATTCCCTTTCAAACCAGGGGTTTATGGCGCACAACAGATTTGGTAAACGGTTGAACGCTGGTTTAGAAGAACGTGAGCATGACTATCGAATAGGATGTTCTCAGAAAGTAGAAATTGAAGAGGTGTTTGAGCTACCTGCTAAAATAAAAAATGTGACAGGGCCCGATTCCCGTAAACATGATGCTGGCGTTGCAAGCATGCAGGCATCATGGGATGATTCTAAAAATAAAGCCGTGTTTGAAATGCAGACAAGCTTTAATCAAAGGGTATTTGAAAAAGAAACATGGCCCGAAATGAAAAAAGTACTTGAATACATTATGAATTTTGAAAATAAACCTGTTGTAATTGAAACGAAATAGAAAGGAGTAAATATGAAACTTTTAACGGTTATAATATCATTGCTTATAGGAACGGTTCTTTATGGCCAGGAAAGCGATGCCACGTATTTGAAACTTCATAAAACTTATACCCTTAACAAGAATGGCTCTTATAAACTTACATATCAGCATGAGCTGAAGTATCACACCTACCTCTCTTTTCACCGGAAATATGGTGAAACCTTTGTAGTGTATGATCCCGATTACCAAAAAGTTAATGTCTTAAAGAGCCAAACAACTATGGCCGACGGCAAAGTTGTAAATGCGCCTGAAAATGCCTTTAACGAGGTTTTACCCCGCTATGCTCTTGGTTCAGGAGCATATAATAAATTACGGGAATTAGTTATTACGCATACTGGCCTCGAACAGGGAGCTGTTGTTGACCTTAAATATGAAGTTTTATCAGAAAAGGCGCCCCTTGACCTTTTTGCTGGTTCAGAACCATTGCGTTACTCATCACCTGTAAAGGAGCTCAAGTTGACATTCAAAGTGCCCAAAAGCCGTAATTTAGTTTTCGCCGGAGACCAGGGAGAAAAAGTATATAATGAAACCGAAGATTATAAGGTCTATACGTTTACTTATAATAACTTGCCTGCTTACCCGAAAGCTTCATTATCTTCAGGAGCAAAACCTCATGTATTGATTTTTAATGAAGGGAAAAGTTTTGCCGATCAGTTAATGGCAATAGTTAAAGGTGAAGCCCTTCCTGCAGACTATGCTGCTGACTTCTCTCCTGCAATGGAGGAGAATATGGATGAAGTCCTGAAAATTCACCGCGATATTGTAAAAGATATGAAAACCATTCATGTACCAATGAAATTTCAGGAATTCCCTGTGCAGGATTTTCATGCCACAGAACTTACAAACAGCGGTACACCATTGGAAAAAGCACTTTTACTAAAACAATTGTATATCGGAGAAAAAATTCCTGCACGCATTGTATTTTCAGTTCCTGTGGAGCAGTTCGATACTCAGGTATCCAACATAGAGAACATAACAGATGTGTTTGTGATGGTACCAACAGCTGAGGGCGATCCTTTATTACT is a window of Salinivirga cyanobacteriivorans DNA encoding:
- a CDS encoding DUF3857 domain-containing protein; this encodes MKLLTVIISLLIGTVLYGQESDATYLKLHKTYTLNKNGSYKLTYQHELKYHTYLSFHRKYGETFVVYDPDYQKVNVLKSQTTMADGKVVNAPENAFNEVLPRYALGSGAYNKLRELVITHTGLEQGAVVDLKYEVLSEKAPLDLFAGSEPLRYSSPVKELKLTFKVPKSRNLVFAGDQGEKVYNETEDYKVYTFTYNNLPAYPKASLSSGAKPHVLIFNEGKSFADQLMAIVKGEALPADYAADFSPAMEENMDEVLKIHRDIVKDMKTIHVPMKFQEFPVQDFHATELTNSGTPLEKALLLKQLYIGEKIPARIVFSVPVEQFDTQVSNIENITDVFVMVPTAEGDPLLLSPYRIPAANPLYTNYDKALVAVNGDGKLMRLNPAKTNYAEIDFTLGMGEDFSEAQYKGKLTGALAGWPGANFEAKQLFTNYIKEVENDLIIEGPASVTTQGRMMTEHYQVEEYLQFFLPMLKNGANAFIQEYLATEGNYAVDFGYPLHEVYRYTLQIEEDQEIVRTPEDINISNDYFDVTYKTQTIESGLEIILDLNIKAAVVPAKEYKTLRKAFVQLKKERSRKVTIKTE
- a CDS encoding aminopeptidase C, with protein sequence MKNLSLLIIALLIAGALTGQEEKKDGYRFETIKEVKASPVKDQYRSGTCWSFSTLSFLESEVIRKGGPVLDLSEMWVVRHVYSEKAKRHVRMHGHFNFGGGGALNDPVDIMVKYGLVPESAYPGLNYGEDNHVHGELDNVLGEYVEAVIENKNRKLTTAWHKGFNGILDAYLGEKSEKIEYEGKIYSPKEFTEKFVDLNPDDYVYLTSYTHHPFYEKFILEVPDNWSWKAFNNVKLDELVEIMDNAIDNGFSIGWASDVSEKGFSWRNGVAIVPETDVEELAGSEKEKWEEMTDDERQDRMFSFDGPVPEKTITQEMRQAGFDKYKTTDDHGMHIIGIAKDQNGKEYYKVKNSWNTDNKYKGYFYASKAFIRYKTMSIVVHKDALPKDIKKKLNIK
- a CDS encoding DUF3857 domain-containing transglutaminase family protein → MKYLLVFLVLLTSISVNADEIRKAIESKDFEQLYKDYHKVLVFDSISADVKESGLSYVTRKQLFYAMDDHGAGDLHKVTYNYDPLSAWVEIKKAIIYRKDGTKEVLDSTRFYDYPQPARMIYWGARQKMIEAGKLNAGDALYVELFRKGFTYALLQADGDDDRYIPPMRGHYYDIVRFFESFPVHRKVFKTAIPKSKEVQYRTFNADFEVKTEQNKKQVFAFKLEQSMPVKREPNMVGMDNVGPKALITTSPDWEAKSTWFYGVNEDYGSFESTPEIDAKVDEILEGATSESDSIKRLTHWVADEIRYSGISMGEGEGYTLHTGDMTFTDRCGVCKDKAGMLITMLRAAGFESYAAMTMAGSRIEDIPADQFNHSITVVKRRNGEYQLLDPTWVPFVRELWSSREQQQNYLMGLPEGADLMITDVSDPENHYLKITNKASIDEKGNLKGIIEVAAEGQSDAAVRSIFTRHYKSQWDALLNAELQRIFPQAEILGITKTDPFGYRETPVSLVYEYTIPDFALVDDDKFVFNSLSNQGFMAHNRFGKRLNAGLEEREHDYRIGCSQKVEIEEVFELPAKIKNVTGPDSRKHDAGVASMQASWDDSKNKAVFEMQTSFNQRVFEKETWPEMKKVLEYIMNFENKPVVIETK